In the Malania oleifera isolate guangnan ecotype guangnan chromosome 1, ASM2987363v1, whole genome shotgun sequence genome, one interval contains:
- the LOC131148891 gene encoding uncharacterized protein LOC131148891 produces MCTYNPGTIVKGRWTPIPGSEYTATFVSVFWAFAASIQDFHHCPPIICVDRTHLYSKYKGKLLIATCPDANRKIFPLAFAIVQEEILDTWNWFLCCLCTITDRDDICLKSDWHAGILTIVQRNPNW; encoded by the coding sequence atgtgcaCATACAATCCTGGTACTATTGTCAAGGGGAGGTGGACTCCTATTCCAGGTAGCGAGTACACCGCAACATTTGTATCTGTATTTTGGGCGTTCGCAGCATCCATTCAGGATTTCCATCACTGCCCTCCTATTATATGTGTGGATAGGACACACTTGTATAGTAAGTACAAGGGTAAACTCTTAATTGcgacgtgcccggatgcaaataggaaaatatttccccttgcatttgcTATTGTTCAAGAGGAAATTCttgacacatggaattggtttctgtgttgtctttgTACTATTACTGATAGGGATGACATTTGCCTCAAATCAGATTGGCATGCGGGAATTCTCACTATAGTGCAGCGTAATCCCAATTGGTAA